From Desulfovibrio oxyclinae DSM 11498, the proteins below share one genomic window:
- the prsK gene encoding XrtA/PEP-CTERM system histidine kinase PrsK, whose amino-acid sequence MDMIIQALAIAMALLYPLYRLVGRDSGRSRIALFVALWTVAALNVFDLLALEFPRDFLQYRRYAHVAEGLLCPAWILFSLSYYRRFSPGDVTITQRIILALSFIPCVMALLFPTRSFFYSPDFALDNMLFLEPVAFFFYLQIMLFLAVALFNLEATVTNAPHGAKWKIKFAMVGSGTIVAAHILYFSQSLLFRAVDMSFGTARSLGVVIGVLMIAYSELSRGFDERIVISRRLAYRSFVVLFCAIFLLGIGLLGEGMKMFGDEFNTYAFFVVAFFACVGLVVLSLSENLRRKVRLTIQRNFYGEKYDYRIEWKKFTDRVTSSRSRDELYRNILTVYCETFGVVGASVFMQGRHNTDFIPLHFHEMDESEFSIPQESELIWLLKGKKQIIDMRAGKYSFNEETDAFLQSREVRFILPLFTGSGLLGLILLGPPINPVEVYDEEDRELMESIARQSAAVIMNLRLGDELAEARDMEGFGKVAAFVLHDLKNQVYPLSLLVENAREYINEPEFQKDMLDSLSNIVGRMNVLIAQLTNIPGKGELKLKPVDLMELARETAKLIPDAKIEFEGGGAKARVDSEEIRKVTLNLFMNAMEAGGGKPFKVIVEEDEDGPRLKVVDFGGGIDPQLLKDGLFLPFRTTKRKGMGIGLYQSKQIVEAHGGAILATSVEGEGATFSVNFPGIPVAE is encoded by the coding sequence ATGGATATGATCATACAGGCACTGGCCATTGCCATGGCGCTGCTGTATCCGCTTTATAGGCTTGTGGGCAGGGATAGTGGCCGCTCCCGCATCGCGCTCTTCGTGGCGCTGTGGACCGTGGCGGCGCTGAATGTCTTCGACCTGCTGGCGCTGGAGTTCCCGCGGGATTTCCTTCAGTACCGACGCTACGCCCATGTGGCGGAAGGTCTTCTCTGTCCGGCGTGGATACTCTTCAGTCTGAGCTATTATCGTCGCTTCTCACCCGGCGACGTAACCATAACCCAGCGGATCATACTGGCACTGTCCTTCATCCCCTGCGTCATGGCGCTGCTCTTTCCCACCCGGAGTTTTTTCTATTCGCCGGACTTCGCTCTGGACAACATGCTCTTCCTGGAGCCGGTGGCCTTTTTCTTCTACCTGCAGATAATGCTCTTTCTTGCGGTGGCCTTATTCAACCTTGAAGCTACCGTCACCAACGCGCCCCACGGTGCGAAGTGGAAGATCAAGTTTGCCATGGTCGGCAGCGGAACCATCGTGGCCGCCCATATCCTGTACTTCAGCCAAAGTCTGCTTTTCAGGGCCGTGGACATGAGCTTCGGCACCGCCCGCTCCCTTGGCGTGGTGATCGGCGTGCTGATGATCGCTTATTCCGAACTCAGCCGGGGCTTCGACGAGCGTATCGTCATCTCCCGGCGACTGGCCTATCGCTCCTTCGTCGTACTCTTCTGTGCCATCTTCCTGCTGGGCATCGGTCTGCTGGGTGAGGGGATGAAGATGTTCGGAGATGAGTTCAACACTTATGCGTTCTTCGTGGTCGCCTTCTTCGCCTGCGTTGGGCTGGTGGTGCTCTCGCTCTCGGAAAACCTGCGCCGCAAGGTCCGCCTGACGATCCAGCGCAACTTCTACGGCGAGAAGTACGACTACCGCATCGAGTGGAAAAAGTTCACCGATCGCGTCACCTCGTCCCGCAGCCGGGATGAACTGTATCGCAACATTCTTACTGTCTACTGCGAGACCTTCGGGGTCGTCGGGGCCAGCGTCTTCATGCAGGGGCGGCACAACACCGACTTCATCCCGCTGCATTTTCATGAAATGGATGAGTCTGAGTTCTCCATACCCCAAGAGTCGGAGCTTATCTGGCTGCTCAAAGGCAAAAAGCAGATCATCGACATGCGGGCCGGAAAATACTCGTTCAACGAGGAAACCGACGCGTTTCTGCAAAGTCGTGAAGTCCGTTTCATACTGCCGCTTTTTACCGGCTCCGGTCTGCTCGGCTTGATTCTGCTGGGACCGCCCATCAATCCCGTGGAGGTCTACGACGAAGAGGACCGGGAGCTTATGGAGTCCATCGCCCGTCAGTCCGCCGCAGTGATCATGAATCTTCGGCTCGGCGATGAGCTGGCCGAGGCCAGAGACATGGAGGGCTTCGGCAAAGTCGCGGCCTTCGTGCTGCACGACCTGAAGAATCAGGTCTATCCGCTCTCGCTTCTCGTGGAGAATGCTCGCGAGTACATCAACGAGCCGGAATTCCAGAAAGATATGTTGGACTCGCTTTCCAACATCGTGGGCCGTATGAATGTGCTCATCGCCCAACTCACCAATATCCCCGGCAAGGGCGAACTCAAGCTCAAGCCTGTGGATCTCATGGAGCTTGCCCGTGAAACCGCCAAGCTGATCCCCGATGCCAAAATCGAATTTGAAGGTGGCGGCGCCAAGGCGCGGGTGGACAGCGAGGAGATCCGCAAGGTCACCCTCAACCTGTTCATGAACGCCATGGAGGCGGGCGGGGGCAAACCGTTCAAGGTCATTGTGGAAGAGGACGAGGACGGTCCGAGGCTCAAGGTGGTGGATTTCGGCGGCGGAATCGATCCTCAGCTGCTCAAGGACGGTCTGTTTCTTCCCTTCCGCACCACCAAGCGAAAGGGCATGGGCATCGGCCTGTACCAGAGCAAGCAGATCGTGGAAGCGCACGGTGGTGCCATTCTCGCCACCAGCGTCGAGGGCGAGGGAGCGACCTTCAGCGTCAACTTCCCCGGCATTCCCGTGGCGGAGTAA
- a CDS encoding exosortase C-terminal domain/associated protein EpsI codes for MNLRILAVAVLIGCAGLFIRFYSDVATPLNRPFSEFPAAVDQWRAVRDWRFSDRTLEVLQPSDYLARKYAGPEGKAVELYIGYHDGGPEAGAIHSPKNCLPGSGWYLESEKQRRIPVQGRELEVVSAVYRRGEKRTVFYYWFQVCGRPVTNEYALKMGEILGSVTSRRRDTAFVRISADGRGEVAESAVTRFVSDFYPTIQSFLPS; via the coding sequence ATGAACCTGAGAATTCTTGCGGTGGCGGTGCTGATTGGCTGCGCCGGGCTTTTCATCCGTTTTTACAGCGACGTGGCGACTCCGCTCAACCGGCCGTTCTCGGAGTTTCCGGCGGCAGTGGACCAGTGGCGGGCTGTCAGAGACTGGCGGTTTTCCGATAGAACCCTCGAAGTCCTGCAACCCAGTGACTATCTGGCCCGAAAATACGCTGGGCCGGAAGGCAAGGCGGTGGAGCTGTACATCGGCTATCATGATGGCGGTCCCGAGGCCGGTGCCATTCATTCGCCCAAAAACTGTCTCCCAGGCAGCGGCTGGTATCTTGAATCCGAAAAGCAGCGCCGCATTCCTGTTCAGGGACGCGAGCTTGAAGTCGTCAGCGCGGTCTACCGTCGGGGCGAAAAGCGGACCGTTTTCTATTACTGGTTCCAGGTCTGCGGACGTCCCGTGACCAACGAATATGCCCTGAAGATGGGTGAAATCCTCGGATCGGTCACCAGCCGCAGGCGCGACACGGCCTTTGTGCGAATCTCAGCGGACGGCCGGGGGGAAGTGGCCGAGTCCGCCGTGACCCGATTTGTTTCGGACTTTTACCCGACCATTCAGTCGTTTCTGCCGAGTTAG
- a CDS encoding TIGR03016 family PEP-CTERM system-associated outer membrane protein, which produces MQRLKIGKTGLRVLAIAVLLPVLSSLPALAADFTIKPRFTAATEYNDNVNETRNGKGDYLVIAKPGVTAAYDHARVKYDLSYDFEYKDYTQNNRDDEQNHYLNTNLNVEALKDLFYVDVSDVYTKKFTDATRGEVSENDTSVDTVDSNTFTLNPYFRFPLQDRTQTTFGAKYEDLWYSGEDSIDKQIYSLYWDVEHELTKRWSMSSSVQYENHEPRDSTVDGGFERYLAALGAKFVYAEGSEIDFRIGPAYTNFKDTSESSTLQFPWHFNLTHAMDQGWTAKLNSSFEYREDPNTADTRAMQDYSASVVKEYDRGSFNVALAYNVYESTNETTGDTSKWVPSAGGEHELTERLRLTYDASLELENSPNTSSRWLVANGLYYSLTERASAGLTYRFKSYDTTGSSSDYISNTVGLEFTWSY; this is translated from the coding sequence ATGCAGCGTTTGAAAATCGGGAAAACCGGACTCAGGGTCCTTGCGATCGCAGTGCTGCTGCCCGTTCTGTCCTCTCTTCCGGCCTTGGCGGCCGACTTTACCATCAAGCCGAGATTCACGGCTGCCACGGAATACAACGACAACGTCAACGAGACCAGGAACGGCAAGGGCGATTATCTCGTCATTGCCAAGCCCGGAGTGACTGCCGCGTACGATCACGCCAGAGTGAAGTACGACCTGTCCTACGACTTCGAGTACAAGGACTACACGCAGAACAACCGGGACGACGAGCAGAACCACTACCTGAACACCAATCTGAACGTGGAAGCGCTCAAAGACCTGTTCTACGTGGACGTGAGCGACGTTTACACCAAGAAGTTCACGGACGCGACGCGCGGAGAGGTCTCGGAGAACGATACCAGCGTCGATACGGTGGATTCCAATACCTTCACGCTCAATCCCTATTTCCGGTTCCCCCTTCAGGACCGCACGCAGACCACCTTCGGAGCGAAGTACGAAGACCTCTGGTACTCCGGCGAAGACAGCATCGACAAGCAGATTTACTCCCTCTACTGGGACGTGGAGCACGAGCTGACCAAGCGTTGGAGCATGTCCAGTTCGGTCCAGTACGAGAATCACGAGCCGCGCGACTCCACCGTCGACGGAGGCTTTGAACGATATCTGGCAGCGCTGGGCGCCAAGTTCGTCTACGCGGAAGGCTCGGAGATCGATTTCCGGATCGGCCCCGCTTACACGAACTTCAAGGATACCAGCGAAAGTTCGACCCTTCAGTTCCCGTGGCACTTCAACCTGACGCACGCCATGGATCAGGGGTGGACCGCAAAACTCAATTCGTCCTTCGAGTACCGTGAGGACCCGAATACGGCGGATACCAGGGCCATGCAGGATTATTCCGCAAGCGTGGTCAAGGAATACGACAGAGGCAGCTTCAACGTCGCTCTTGCCTACAACGTGTATGAAAGCACGAACGAGACCACGGGCGACACGAGCAAATGGGTACCTTCAGCAGGAGGCGAGCATGAACTGACCGAAAGGCTCCGCTTGACCTACGACGCATCGCTCGAATTGGAGAATTCTCCGAATACGAGTTCCAGATGGCTCGTGGCAAACGGCCTTTACTACAGTTTGACGGAACGCGCCTCCGCCGGCCTGACCTACCGGTTCAAGAGCTATGACACCACTGGCTCCTCCAGTGACTACATCTCGAACACGGTGGGACTGGAGTTCACATGGAGCTACTGA
- a CDS encoding XrtA/PEP-CTERM system-associated ATPase: protein MYESFFDLNSRPFDLLPNPDYLYMSDTHGKALSYLKYGIQGRIGFILLTGEVGAGKTTLIRQLIKSHLERVTLAKVFNTRVDSRQLLAMINDDFGLETEGRGKIELVRDLNEFLIDEYARGNQAVLIIDEAQNLSLELLEEVRMLSNLETDGGKLLQIILVGQPELRKTLGSPALLQLRQRIQVACHLTPLKKNELREYVLSRLERAGNRDALRFEKGVFEEVYQNTHGIPRLVNILCDYILMDACANGKRETTRQDVVEIVEDLDFEQQYWCGDSSAAPQQCSKSYPSVRKAATSRNRQAERVLRNIKDMESRINVLEKELEKGGQASVLDMMDRLERLENSLMALGGRVDHALSMSGDIGLGRPVQAPPSAGPVRGEARLRPSKRRSWISRFLLGDG, encoded by the coding sequence TTGTACGAATCATTCTTCGATCTGAATTCGCGGCCCTTCGATCTGCTGCCGAACCCGGACTATCTCTACATGAGCGATACGCACGGGAAGGCCCTTTCGTATCTCAAGTACGGCATACAGGGACGGATAGGGTTCATTCTGCTCACCGGTGAAGTCGGCGCGGGCAAGACGACGCTCATCAGGCAGCTGATAAAGAGCCACCTGGAGCGGGTCACGCTGGCCAAGGTCTTCAACACGCGGGTGGACTCGCGACAGTTGCTCGCCATGATCAACGACGACTTCGGACTTGAAACCGAAGGGCGCGGAAAAATCGAACTTGTGCGGGATTTGAACGAGTTTCTCATCGACGAATACGCGCGTGGCAATCAGGCGGTGCTGATCATCGACGAAGCGCAGAACCTGTCGCTGGAGCTGCTGGAAGAGGTTCGGATGCTTTCCAACCTCGAAACCGACGGCGGAAAGCTCTTGCAGATAATTCTGGTCGGCCAGCCGGAGCTTCGCAAAACCCTTGGAAGTCCCGCTCTGCTTCAGCTCAGGCAGCGGATTCAGGTGGCCTGCCATCTGACGCCCCTGAAGAAGAACGAACTCAGGGAGTACGTTCTTTCAAGGCTGGAACGGGCGGGAAACCGTGATGCGCTGAGATTCGAGAAAGGGGTGTTCGAGGAAGTCTACCAGAACACGCACGGAATCCCGAGGCTTGTGAATATCCTTTGCGACTACATCCTCATGGACGCGTGCGCCAACGGCAAGCGGGAGACAACCCGTCAGGACGTTGTTGAAATCGTGGAGGATCTGGACTTCGAGCAGCAGTACTGGTGCGGCGACAGCTCCGCGGCCCCGCAACAATGTTCCAAGTCATACCCGTCGGTCCGCAAGGCCGCAACGAGCCGCAACAGGCAGGCCGAGCGAGTTCTGCGTAATATCAAGGATATGGAGTCGCGCATCAACGTGCTGGAAAAGGAGCTGGAAAAGGGCGGTCAGGCATCGGTCCTCGACATGATGGACCGGCTTGAAAGGCTGGAAAACAGCCTCATGGCGCTCGGTGGCAGGGTGGATCACGCGCTTTCCATGAGCGGGGATATCGGCCTCGGACGGCCGGTGCAGGCACCACCTTCCGCCGGACCGGTTCGCGGTGAAGCGAGACTGAGGCCGAGCAAGCGTAGAAGCTGGATCAGCCGCTTTCTGCTGGGGGACGGATAA
- a CDS encoding XrtA-associated tyrosine autokinase: protein MSRIERALRAATEMRGEEPRRRVETRGYMHRTPQPPQEVLERIAGQHMLVSVNDPQCPAAEEFRKLKQNLVRVTKRDGFQNTILVTSGTSGEGKSVTATNLAISLAQEFDHTVLLVDGDLRRPTCQTLLGIEPEFGLTECLTDGRDVSEALIKTGLGKLTFLPAGKAMQSPGELLASRRMKQILTEMKNRYSDRYIIVDSPPVLPFAETRSLARIVDGVVLVVKEGQVTQYEVRDTVEALGGSNILGAVYNQAAMGVGMGYAGYSPYKYYYAD from the coding sequence ATGAGTCGTATAGAACGCGCCCTCAGGGCCGCCACGGAAATGCGCGGGGAAGAGCCTCGCCGCCGCGTGGAAACACGCGGCTACATGCACCGCACCCCGCAGCCGCCACAGGAAGTTCTGGAGCGCATTGCCGGACAGCACATGCTCGTTTCGGTGAATGATCCGCAATGCCCGGCAGCGGAAGAGTTTCGCAAGTTGAAGCAGAATCTGGTCCGCGTGACCAAACGCGACGGTTTCCAGAACACCATCCTCGTGACCAGCGGCACATCGGGCGAAGGGAAGAGCGTTACGGCGACCAATCTCGCCATCAGCCTCGCGCAGGAGTTCGATCACACAGTGCTGCTTGTTGACGGCGACCTCAGACGGCCCACCTGCCAGACCCTGCTGGGCATCGAGCCGGAATTCGGGCTGACCGAATGCCTTACAGACGGACGCGATGTGAGTGAGGCGTTGATCAAGACCGGGCTGGGCAAACTGACGTTTCTGCCAGCGGGCAAGGCCATGCAAAGTCCTGGAGAACTTTTGGCCTCGCGCCGGATGAAGCAGATCCTCACCGAAATGAAGAATCGGTATTCCGATCGGTACATCATCGTGGATTCTCCGCCGGTTCTGCCGTTTGCGGAGACGAGAAGCCTCGCACGAATCGTGGACGGCGTGGTGCTCGTGGTCAAGGAAGGGCAGGTCACACAGTATGAAGTGCGCGACACGGTTGAGGCGCTCGGCGGTTCCAATATCCTCGGCGCGGTCTACAATCAGGCCGCCATGGGTGTCGGGATGGGGTACGCAGGGTATTCTCCCTACAAATATTACTATGCCGACTGA
- a CDS encoding XrtA system polysaccharide chain length determinant, producing MNTQQQNHTADQGGFDIMRYLRLILERRGLFLSVALLVMLGAVVVSYVMPKRYTAKSLVFIEQNVIQDLVKGIAITPSMDMKIKAIKVTMLSRSMLLKVIKELDLDVQLRSGADWDNLIRTLNSKLDIRLDEKKGVFDISYTDQDPVLARDVVNTLTRLYIEEKTSEKRKESYEATQFLAEQIATFKDRIEEIEQEIDEFKSKSGLMLATNESSIRANIDRAEQQLEGIQIRLDELNTARSMIVSNTPSRTKLINQQATLQTLLTSYTEQHPRVIRMRKSIEATKRQIRENGDMERQQIYRSGDYQGIKVQLKSLETKRDNLEDEIRKNRELLRQIPALKTQLAELERRRQNEVIIYEKLVSRYGQSEVSKEMELQDKSVSFKVLDPAVVPSIPTSPNRPLIMAGGMAGGLGLALALIVLLDLINPSIKTVDDLRGLGLPVFAVVPKVRDPEEDHRRRMKNIRLYLVSGLLFSVTLFFLVVELLHLPLVDNTLEKIRAMLA from the coding sequence ATGAATACGCAACAGCAAAACCATACCGCCGACCAGGGTGGCTTCGACATCATGCGCTACCTGCGCCTGATTCTGGAGCGCAGGGGACTGTTCCTGAGCGTGGCACTTCTGGTGATGCTCGGCGCCGTGGTGGTCAGCTACGTCATGCCGAAGCGATATACCGCCAAGAGCCTCGTATTCATAGAACAAAACGTCATTCAGGATCTGGTGAAGGGCATTGCCATCACCCCGTCCATGGATATGAAGATCAAGGCCATCAAGGTGACCATGCTCAGCCGCTCCATGCTGCTCAAGGTCATCAAGGAGCTCGATCTGGATGTTCAACTGCGTTCCGGCGCTGACTGGGACAACCTCATCCGCACCCTTAACAGCAAGCTCGACATCCGGCTGGATGAAAAGAAGGGCGTCTTCGACATCTCCTATACCGACCAGGACCCCGTGCTGGCCCGCGACGTAGTCAATACGCTCACCCGGCTCTACATCGAGGAAAAAACCTCGGAGAAGCGCAAGGAATCCTACGAAGCCACGCAGTTTCTGGCTGAACAGATCGCCACCTTCAAGGACCGAATTGAGGAAATCGAGCAGGAAATCGACGAGTTCAAGAGCAAATCCGGACTGATGCTCGCCACGAACGAAAGTTCCATCCGAGCAAACATCGACCGCGCGGAGCAGCAGCTTGAAGGTATCCAGATTCGCTTGGACGAACTGAATACTGCCCGCAGCATGATCGTCAGCAACACGCCTTCGCGCACCAAGCTGATCAATCAGCAGGCCACGCTGCAAACGCTTCTTACGAGCTACACCGAGCAGCATCCAAGGGTCATCCGGATGCGCAAGTCGATAGAAGCCACCAAGAGGCAGATTCGTGAGAACGGCGACATGGAGCGTCAGCAGATATACCGTTCGGGGGACTATCAGGGCATCAAGGTACAGCTGAAGTCGCTTGAGACCAAGCGGGACAATCTGGAAGACGAAATTCGCAAAAACCGTGAGCTGTTGCGACAGATTCCCGCCCTGAAGACTCAGCTGGCCGAACTGGAACGGCGCAGGCAGAACGAGGTCATCATCTACGAAAAGCTGGTCTCGCGTTATGGTCAGTCGGAAGTCTCCAAGGAGATGGAGCTTCAGGACAAGTCGGTATCGTTCAAGGTGCTCGACCCGGCCGTGGTGCCGTCCATCCCAACGAGTCCCAACCGGCCGCTCATCATGGCCGGTGGCATGGCTGGCGGCCTTGGGCTGGCCCTTGCGCTGATCGTCCTGCTGGATCTCATCAATCCTTCCATCAAGACGGTGGATGACCTTCGCGGGCTGGGGCTCCCGGTTTTCGCCGTGGTCCCCAAGGTTCGCGATCCGGAAGAGGATCACAGGCGTCGCATGAAGAATATCCGGCTGTACCTTGTTTCAGGGCTGCTCTTTTCAGTGACGCTTTTCTTCCTTGTGGTGGAATTGCTGCACCTTCCGCTTGTGGACAACACGCTTGAGAAAATCAGGGCCATGCTGGCCTGA
- a CDS encoding polysaccharide biosynthesis/export family protein has translation MKSFIYAFCLVLALAAPCFASDYTIGEGDALSIQVWGEDELQTQTVVRPDGKISMPGIEDVHAAGLTVQQLKKKLYTELSDLVREPLVNISLLNSASSKVYIVGGGVESRVFDLTQRTTLLHLLASLGSLAAADLHEAYVYRDGEKVMQDFHALFTKGDFESDIKLEPGDTVFIPLKENMNVFVLGAVAQPKAIFCREGFTVLDALLEAGSFNKYANEDTFTIVRKNGDERERIEVDANKLIKKGDLSENVLLQPGDYIIVRESFF, from the coding sequence GTGAAGAGTTTCATCTATGCCTTTTGTCTGGTTCTGGCGCTTGCCGCGCCCTGTTTTGCTTCGGATTACACCATAGGCGAGGGCGATGCCCTTTCCATTCAGGTATGGGGAGAGGACGAACTCCAGACCCAGACCGTGGTCCGTCCGGACGGAAAAATCTCCATGCCCGGCATCGAGGACGTGCACGCGGCGGGGCTTACCGTGCAGCAGCTCAAGAAGAAGCTCTACACCGAGCTTTCCGATCTGGTGCGCGAGCCGCTGGTCAACATTTCCCTGCTCAACAGCGCAAGCAGCAAGGTCTACATCGTGGGCGGCGGCGTCGAGTCGCGCGTGTTCGACCTGACCCAGCGTACCACGCTGTTGCATCTGCTTGCCTCGCTGGGGTCGCTGGCAGCGGCCGATCTTCACGAGGCGTACGTCTACAGGGACGGCGAGAAGGTCATGCAGGATTTCCACGCTCTCTTCACCAAGGGAGACTTCGAGAGTGACATCAAGCTTGAACCCGGCGATACCGTGTTCATCCCCCTCAAGGAAAACATGAATGTCTTCGTGCTCGGTGCCGTGGCACAGCCCAAGGCCATCTTCTGTCGCGAAGGGTTCACGGTACTCGACGCTCTGCTGGAAGCGGGGAGTTTCAACAAGTACGCCAACGAAGACACCTTCACCATCGTGCGCAAGAACGGTGATGAGCGTGAACGCATCGAAGTGGATGCGAACAAGCTCATCAAAAAGGGAGATCTTTCCGAAAACGTGCTGCTGCAGCCCGGCGATTACATCATCGTCCGCGAAAGCTTCTTCTAG
- a CDS encoding TIGR03013 family XrtA/PEP-CTERM system glycosyltransferase translates to MVTYASIRVFKSFVILALVLGFMPLAAFRDMPDMLVLFETRGMDLAALAGIIILSSVAAELIIKGARRRGKDGFNGLLLSLIIATNAAFLIHWQVGMFTKLEEVVLQILCFFGATSALWIVASQNVMRFPGMVRRVVIVGNGAMAEDMMQLVKSSNGRYELRDYIECRPGQFSDSDQDPDNPVTMDILNRAKKLKAHKIVVSLSERRGAFPLQEVLSCKLSGMEVLDAPGFYEQVNRKLMLENITPSWFIFAQGFRITGLRRVVKRVLDIVLSLFGLMLVGPFLPIVALFIKLDSRGPALFKQVRVGRADREFLIYKFRTMRCDAEKDCGAVWSDKNDSRITRLGNFLRKTRIDELPQLFNVLTGEMSLVGPRPERPEFVRDLKKIIPYYSERHFVKPGITGWAQVRYPYGSSVEDSIEKLRYDLYYIKNYTLLLDFRIMFATVAVMARKMGR, encoded by the coding sequence ATGGTAACCTATGCCTCCATACGCGTTTTCAAGTCATTCGTGATTCTGGCCCTTGTTCTTGGTTTCATGCCGCTCGCGGCATTCAGGGACATGCCGGACATGCTTGTCCTGTTTGAAACAAGAGGCATGGATCTTGCCGCTCTGGCAGGCATCATCATCCTGTCGTCCGTTGCGGCGGAGCTTATCATCAAGGGTGCTCGCCGTCGGGGCAAGGACGGCTTCAACGGCTTGCTCCTTAGCCTTATCATCGCCACGAACGCGGCGTTCCTTATCCACTGGCAGGTGGGCATGTTCACGAAGCTTGAAGAAGTGGTTCTTCAAATCCTGTGCTTCTTCGGAGCCACAAGCGCCCTGTGGATAGTGGCCTCGCAAAACGTCATGCGTTTTCCGGGCATGGTGAGGCGGGTGGTCATCGTTGGAAACGGGGCCATGGCAGAAGACATGATGCAGCTCGTCAAGTCCTCCAACGGACGATATGAGCTTCGCGACTACATCGAATGCCGTCCCGGACAGTTCAGCGATAGCGATCAGGATCCGGACAATCCGGTGACCATGGATATCCTCAACCGGGCCAAGAAGCTCAAGGCGCACAAGATCGTGGTGTCCCTGTCCGAACGCAGGGGAGCCTTCCCGTTGCAGGAAGTCCTCAGCTGCAAACTCAGCGGCATGGAAGTGCTGGATGCGCCCGGTTTCTACGAGCAGGTCAACCGCAAGCTGATGCTCGAAAACATCACACCAAGCTGGTTCATCTTCGCCCAGGGCTTCAGGATCACCGGGCTTCGCCGGGTCGTGAAGCGGGTGCTCGACATCGTCCTGAGCCTTTTCGGGCTGATGCTGGTGGGACCCTTCCTGCCGATCGTGGCCTTGTTCATTAAGCTCGATTCGCGCGGACCCGCGCTGTTCAAGCAGGTCCGTGTGGGACGCGCCGACCGCGAATTCCTTATCTACAAGTTCAGGACCATGCGTTGCGACGCGGAAAAGGATTGCGGCGCGGTCTGGTCAGACAAGAACGACAGCCGCATAACCCGACTCGGAAACTTCCTGCGCAAGACGCGCATCGACGAGTTGCCACAGCTGTTCAATGTACTCACGGGTGAAATGAGCCTCGTGGGGCCGAGGCCCGAGCGTCCTGAATTCGTTAGGGATCTCAAGAAGATAATTCCGTATTACTCGGAAAGGCATTTCGTCAAGCCGGGCATCACCGGCTGGGCACAGGTCCGCTACCCGTATGGTTCCTCGGTGGAGGATTCCATCGAGAAGCTGCGCTACGACCTTTACTACATCAAGAACTACACGCTCCTGCTGGATTTTAGGATCATGTTCGCCACCGTGGCGGTCATGGCCCGCAAAATGGGGCGCTAG